A window of Triplophysa dalaica isolate WHDGS20190420 chromosome 7, ASM1584641v1, whole genome shotgun sequence contains these coding sequences:
- the LOC130426305 gene encoding GTPase IMAP family member 4: MKSREHGLNFSDWPTLKLVMIGVREAGKSAAGNAILGKKAFDEVGVKTKVSVSGKGLGQGIQLLVVDTPGWEWFNIRGTSASTWTLKEEIIRSMSLCQPGAHALLLVVPLSFSFSKSERCAIEEHVQLFGPEAWNYSLVLFTIQDRKQLRGSSVTQEVEENEELHRLVEKCGGRFHPLYSTPQRGDNQVAKLLTKIKNIVASNGDVVLSSEKILKRAQESEI; the protein is encoded by the coding sequence AACACGGCCTTAATTTCTCTGACTGGCCTACACTGAAGCTTGTCATGATTGGGGTGAGAGAAGCTGGAAAAAGTGCCGCTGGTAATGCTATTCTGGGCAAAAAAGCATTTGATGAAGTTGGTGTTAAAACCAAAGTGAGTGTCTCTGGTAAGGGTCTGGGACAAGGGATACAGTTATTGGTGGTTGACACACCAGGCTGGGAATGGTTCAACATCCGTGGCACCTCTGCATCAACATGGACTCTTAAGGAGGAGATTATTAGAAGTATGAGTCTGTGCCAACCTGGTGCCCATGCCCTGCTGTTGGTTGTGCCACTGTCATTCTCGTTCTCCAAGAGTGAACGCTGTGCCATCGAAGAGCATGTACAACTATTTGGCCCAGAAGCCTGGAATTATAGTTTGGTGCTCTTCACCATCCAAGACAGAAAGCAGTTGCGGGGTTCCAGCGTGACCCAGGAAGTGGAGGAGAATGAGGAGCTCCACAGGCTGGTTGAGAAATGCGGAGGCCGTTTCCATCCTCTGTACAGCACACCTCAACGAGGAGATAACCAGGTTGCTAAACTTCTGACTAAGATCAAAAATATTGTGGCTAGTAATGGAGATGTGGTGCTCTCCAGCGAGAAGATACTTAAACGGGCCCAGGAATCAGAGATATGA
- the apol gene encoding uncharacterized protein apol encodes MESRENLPELLSEYVVDTFSYLQTVKDFCDKAEKWTLKRKTELETMRDIKDQADKISLKFDHVKKSKNKGKAFGEYLKSGLTQVTADSRRKKLEKSLSAVLKDTFEGLEKLEHFLDAVEKLAVTSLFAFTHFTASFLPKGESPESVRSVIKAAKMASPLLIHFKRNDETFFLPILNNVDVLAIQLDKYIQITQLICERMDKRCIKDDPLQYSLNVKSSKKKMLNRLNQLKKIRIDQNTRLMFIFQENALNFIGFFGQRHSEMKQFLSDLEESAVQLDKMKFGGNISTVAGSSVGVAGGVLSIVGLALAPVTAGVSLALTMTGFGLGITSGVNSLVTGITETAVNYHLDKNSQSIFQRYMKYVEKIQGRLEKASVERIQIPDMIRAGRLILHARIVIKGNDALVEKGNHLVVNVQKRKGTLSAKLPKVVKMVKGGKTAGPLVSVAKGIDGLADAASAVKVLQSEEVIATATKIGLQEAQSARSIPKLAADLPDIGQLAKGTPLALSKSARAGIITANALFIGLDVFFICKDSISLAKGSKSETAQLIRSRAALWKSELEAWKKIHDSLCIGKLRFGSSQKLLEQPLEKLQELLSEYVVDTLSHIQTVKDFCDKAEKWTLQRKTELEMMRDIKDQADKISLTFDHVQHSEDKAKAFGEYLWSGLTQVTADSRRQELEKSLSAVLKDTFEGFEKLDYFLDAMEKLVVTSLFVFTSRSFLPKGESPASVRSVITAARMAAPLLIHFKRHNETFFLPILNNVDVLAFQLDKYIRITQQLCEKMEKKSKSVLGSVDMYEWMKAEPLVKFSLNISDTSMQKMLDHLMQLSLIRMDRHAKLAFLFQENALNFIGLFSQRHSEMKQFLSDLEESAVQLDKMKFGANISTVAGSSVGVAGGVLSIVGLALAPVTAGVSLALTLTGVGLGVTSGVNSLVTGITETAVNIHHGKNAQSIFQRYMKDVEKIQGRLEKASSMYCVGPDVIDMVRAGKVIAGAGGLAKGIDGLVDAASAVKVLQTEEVIATATKIGLQEAQSARSIPKLAADLPDIGQLAKGTPLALSKSARAGFITVNALFIGLDVLFICKDSISLAKGSKSEASELIRSRASVWKSELEAWENIYDSLCIGIWKFRKSQKVLEEPFLPEI; translated from the exons ATGGAGAGCAG GGAAAACCTGCCGGAGTTACTGTCAGAGTATGTTGTGGACACCTTCAGCTACCTTCAGACAGTCAAAGACTTTTGCGACAAAGCAGAAAAATGGACCCTTAAGAGAAAGACAGAGCTGGAGACGATGAGAGACATCAAGGATCAAGCAGACAAAATCAGTCTTAAGTTTGACCATGTTAAGAAGTCCAAGAACAAAGGCAAGGCTTTTGGAGAGTACCTGAAGAGTGGTTTAACTCAGGTCACAGCTGACTCCAGACGAAAGAAACTAGAGAAGAGTCTGAGTGCTGTCCTGAAAGACACATTTGAGGGGCTGGAGAAACTTGAGCACTTCCTGGATGCAGTGGAGAAACTTGCAGTTACCTCGCTGTTTGCCTTCACTCACTTTACTGCAAGTTTTCTACCGAAGGGGGAGAGTCCTGAAAGTGTGCGATCAGTCATCAAAGCTGCCAAAATGGCCTCTCCTCTCCTCATCCACTTTAAACGAAATGATGAAACCTTCTTTCTTCCAATTCTTAATAATGTGGATGTCCTGGCCATTCAGCTAGACAAATACATACAGATTACACAACTGATTTGTGAGAGAATGGATAAAAG ATGTATAAAGGACGATCCTTTACAGTATAGTCTGAATGTAAAGAGctcaaagaaaaaaatgcttaatcGTTTAAACCAGTTGAAAAAAATCAG AATTGACCAGAACACCAGGTTGATGTtcatttttcaagaaaatgctttaAACTTCATTGGTTTCTTTGGGCAGCGTCACTCTGAGATGAAGCAGTTCCTATCAGATCTGGAGGAAAGTGCAGTTCAGTTGGACAAGATGAAGTTCGGGGGAAATATCTCCACTGTAGCTGGTAGTTCAGTGGGTGTAGCAGGGGGTGTCTTGTCTATTGTTGGCCTCGCTCTTGCTCCTGTCACTGCAGGGGTGTCTCTGGCTCTCACTATGACAGGGTTTGGTCTGGGAATTACCAGTGGTGTCAATAGTTTGGTCACAGGTATCACTGAAACAGCGGTCAACTATCACCTTGATAAAAATTCACAAAGCATTTTCCAGCGATACATGAAATATGTGGAAAAGATTCAAGGTCGTTTGGAGAAAGCCAGTGTGGAACGTATACAGATCCCTGATATGATCAGAGCTGGGAGGTTAATTCTCCATGCTAGAATAGTGATCAAAGGTAATGATGCCCTAGTGGAAAAGGGAAACCACCTTGTGGTTAATGTGCAAAAGCGAAAAGGAACACTGAGTGCCAAGTTGCCTAAAGTGGTCAAAATGGTCAAAGGTGGGAAGACAGCCGGACCTCTTGTATCAGTGGCCAAAGGTATTGATGGCCTGGCAGATGCAGCTTCCGCTGTAAAAGTCCTTCAAAGTGAGGAAGTGATTGCCACTGCAACCAAGATAGGGCTACAAGAGGCACAAAGTGCTCGTAGTATTCCAAAACTGGCTGCAGACTTGCCTGACATTGGGCAACTTGCAAAAGGGACACCCCTTGCACTGTCAAAGTCAGCGAGAGCTGGAATTATCACTGCAAATGCACTGTTTATTGGCTtggatgtattttttatttgcaaagacAGCATAAGTCTGGCAAAAGGCAGCAAGAGTGAGACAGCACAGCTCATCAGGTCCAGAGCAGCTCTGTGGAAGTCTGAGCTGGAGGCCTGGAAGAAGATTCATGATTCCTTATGCATAGGAAAACTGAGATTTGGGAGCAGCCAAAAATTGTTGGAGCAACCCCT GGAAAAACTACAGGAGTTACTGTCAGAGTATGTTGTGGACACCCTCAGTCACATTCAGACAGTCAAAGACTTTTGTGACAAAGCAGAAAAATGGACCCTTCAGAGAAAGACAGAGCTGGAGATGATGAGAGACATCAAGGATCAAGCAGACAAAATCAGTCTTACGTTTGACCATGTTCAGCACTCCGAGGATAAAGCCAAGGCTTTTGGAGAGTACCTATGGAGTGGTTTAACTCAGGTCACAGCTGACTCCAGACGTCAGGAACTAGAGAAGAGTCTGAGTGCTGTCCTGAAGGACACGTTTGAGGGGTTTGAGAAACTTGACTACTTCCTGGATGCAATGGAGAAACTTGTGGTTACCTCCCTCTTTGTCTTCACTTCACGAAGTTTCCTACCGAAGGGGGAGAGCCCTGCGAGTGTGCGATCGGTCATCACAGCTGCCAGAATGGCCGCTCCTCTCCTCATCCACTTTAAACGGCATAATGAAACATTCTTTCTTCCAATTCTCAATAATGTGGATGTCCTGGCGTTTCAGCTAGACAAATACATACGCATTACTCAACAGCTGTGTGAGAAAATGGAGAAAAA gTCTAAGAGTGTATTGGGGTCTGTAGACATGTATGA ATGGATGAAGGCTGAACCTTTAGTAAAATTCAGTTTGAACATTAGCGACACCTCCATGCAAAAAATGCTTGATCATTTAATGCAGTTAAGCCTAATAAG AATGGACCGTCATGCCAAACTGGCGTTCCTTTTTCAGGAGAATGCTTTAAACTTCATTGGTTTATTTAGTCAGCGTCACTCTGAGATGAAGCAGTTCCTATCAGATCTGGAGGAAAGTGCAGTTCAGTTGGACAAGATGAAGTTTGGTGCAAATATCTCCACTGTAGCTGGTAGTTCAGTGGGTGTAGCAGGGGGTGTCTTGTCTATTGTTGGCCTCGCTCTTGCTCCTGTCACTGCAGGCGTGTCTCTGGCTCTCACTTTGACAGGGGTTGGTCTGGGAGTGACCAGTGGTGTCAATAGTTTGGTCACAGGTATCACTGAAACAGCGGTCAACATTCACCATGGTAAAAATGCACAAAGCATTTTCCAGAGATACATGAAAGATGTGGAAAAGATTCAAGGCCGTTTGGAGAAGGCCAGTTCGATGTATTGTGTGGGGCCGGATGTTATTGATATGGTAAGAGCTGGGAAGGTGATAGCTGGTGCTGGAGGACTGGCCAAAGGTATTGATGGCCTGGTAGATGCAGCTTCCGCTGTTAAAGTCCTTCAAACTGAGGAAGTGATTGCCACTGCAACCAAGATAGGGCTACAAGAGGCACAAAGTGCTCGTAGTATTCCAAAACTGGCTGCAGACTTGCCTGACATTGGGCAACTGGCAAAAGGGACACCCCTTGCACTCTCAAAGTCAGCGAGGGCTGGATTTATCACTGTAAATGCCCTGTTTATTGGCTTGGATGTcctttttatttgtaaagacAGCATAAGTCTGGCAAAAGGCAGCAAGAGTGAAGCCTCAGAGCTCATCCGCTCCAGAGCAAGTGTGTGGAAATCTGAGCTGGAGGCCTGGGAAAATATTTATGATTCCTTATGCATAGGAATATGGAAATTTAGGAAAAGCCAGAAAGTGTTGGAGGAACCGTTTCTTCCTGAGatataa